The Candidatus Sericytochromatia bacterium genome has a window encoding:
- a CDS encoding glycoside hydrolase family 57 protein has product MREARMGAGAALLALLLAAPAQSAPPPAPAQLALIWHQHQPRYPMRPGTQVFEQPWVRLHAAKDYADMLLLVREFPRLRVTFNLTPVLLEQLDAYAAGATDRHAELAARDPASWPDALRREARDRFFQVSDPMLARWPRLAALKTKDWQAMSPQDWRDAAALFHLAWTDEEFLKAPPYQAIAAKGAGYTGDDISALLALHRRLMADVVRLHREAQAAGQVEVTTTPYFHPILPLVADGALAREAMPGASLPARPFRFPQDALFHVQAATADYQRRFGRPPRGMWPGEGSVSQSVLPIFQQAGIQWIATDEEVLARSLGRDLQGAARGDLYHAYRVGKGPAVLFRDRRLSDDIGFRYNRMSGEAAAADFLAQVRAIASAHAGRSPLIPVILDGENAWEWYPDDGKAFLRALYRGLTSTPGLQTVTPSAYLAAHAPRPLSRLWAGSWINASYATWIGEPDENQAWEALLAVREAVAHFAARVGDQDARVQAALRTLHAAEGSDWFWWYGKDQDSGRDHEFDAAYRNLLATAYRQIGQTPPAALARPFDGGASRPALTTPIQPQLDGVLAPGEWASAQSVHATGQVMQADRPLATLYHGHDARQRYLAVQFSGPRTGTGMRLDPLPTLDLGGPAGVTTLPSGLRIAAGVDVVELAVPFALVPATTTVQVFCRGQRLPENPLVLSAPH; this is encoded by the coding sequence ATGCGCGAGGCGAGGATGGGAGCGGGGGCGGCCCTGCTGGCGCTGCTGTTGGCCGCACCGGCGCAGTCCGCACCACCCCCGGCACCAGCTCAGCTGGCCTTGATCTGGCACCAGCACCAGCCACGCTATCCGATGCGGCCCGGGACCCAGGTGTTCGAGCAACCCTGGGTGCGCCTGCACGCGGCCAAGGATTACGCCGATATGCTCCTGCTGGTGCGCGAATTCCCCCGCCTGCGGGTCACCTTCAACCTCACACCGGTGTTGCTGGAACAGCTCGATGCCTATGCCGCCGGCGCCACCGACCGCCACGCCGAACTCGCCGCGCGCGACCCGGCCAGCTGGCCCGATGCGCTGCGTCGCGAGGCCCGCGATCGGTTCTTTCAGGTGTCAGACCCGATGCTGGCGCGCTGGCCGCGCCTGGCGGCCTTGAAAACCAAGGACTGGCAGGCCATGTCGCCGCAGGATTGGCGCGACGCGGCGGCCCTGTTCCATCTGGCCTGGACCGATGAGGAATTCCTGAAAGCGCCCCCCTATCAGGCGATCGCCGCCAAGGGCGCGGGCTATACGGGCGACGACATCTCGGCCCTGCTGGCCCTGCACCGGCGCCTGATGGCGGACGTGGTGCGGCTGCACCGCGAGGCCCAGGCGGCCGGCCAGGTCGAGGTGACCACCACACCCTATTTTCACCCGATCTTGCCGCTGGTGGCCGATGGCGCCCTGGCGCGCGAGGCCATGCCCGGCGCGAGCCTGCCGGCGCGGCCGTTCCGTTTCCCGCAGGATGCGCTCTTTCACGTGCAAGCGGCCACGGCCGACTACCAGCGTCGCTTCGGCCGTCCGCCCCGCGGCATGTGGCCGGGCGAGGGCTCCGTCTCGCAGTCCGTCTTGCCGATCTTCCAGCAGGCCGGCATCCAGTGGATCGCGACGGACGAGGAGGTGCTGGCGCGCTCGCTCGGGCGCGACTTGCAGGGCGCTGCACGCGGAGACCTCTATCACGCCTACCGCGTCGGCAAGGGGCCGGCCGTGCTGTTTCGCGATCGGCGTCTGTCGGATGACATCGGCTTTCGCTACAACCGCATGAGCGGGGAGGCCGCTGCCGCCGATTTTCTGGCGCAGGTGCGGGCGATCGCCTCAGCCCACGCGGGTCGCTCACCGCTGATTCCGGTGATTCTGGATGGTGAGAATGCCTGGGAATGGTATCCGGATGACGGCAAGGCCTTCCTGCGGGCGCTGTACCGGGGCCTGACCAGCACGCCAGGCTTGCAGACCGTCACGCCGTCGGCCTATCTGGCCGCGCACGCGCCCCGGCCGCTGTCGCGCTTGTGGGCGGGCTCGTGGATCAATGCCAGCTATGCCACCTGGATCGGCGAGCCGGATGAAAACCAGGCCTGGGAGGCCTTGCTGGCCGTGCGCGAGGCGGTCGCGCATTTCGCGGCCCGCGTGGGCGACCAGGATGCGCGGGTCCAGGCCGCGCTGCGCACGCTTCATGCCGCCGAGGGCAGCGATTGGTTCTGGTGGTACGGCAAGGACCAGGATTCCGGGCGGGATCACGAATTCGATGCAGCCTATCGCAACCTGCTGGCCACGGCCTACCGGCAGATCGGCCAGACCCCGCCGGCCGCGCTGGCCCGCCCCTTCGATGGCGGCGCGAGCCGTCCGGCCCTGACCACCCCGATTCAACCGCAGCTGGATGGCGTGCTGGCCCCCGGTGAGTGGGCGTCCGCCCAGAGCGTCCACGCCACCGGGCAGGTGATGCAGGCCGATCGCCCGCTGGCCACCCTCTACCACGGGCATGATGCGCGCCAGCGTTACCTGGCGGTGCAGTTTAGCGGCCCGCGGACCGGCACCGGCATGCGGCTGGACCCCCTGCCGACGCTGGACCTCGGGGGACCTGCGGGCGTGACCACCTTGCCTTCGGGCCTGCGCATCGCGGCCGGCGTCGACGTGGTCGAACTGGCGGTGCCGTTCGCCCTCGTGCCGGCCACCACCACGGTGCAGGTCTTCTGTCGGGGGCAGCGCTTGCCGGAAAACCCTCTGGTGCTGTCGGCGCCCCACTGA